A part of Dreissena polymorpha isolate Duluth1 chromosome 13, UMN_Dpol_1.0, whole genome shotgun sequence genomic DNA contains:
- the LOC127856607 gene encoding cartilage matrix protein-like yields the protein MEYKAMEIIFITIAAVVTLAATQGSRNDECQIEPADVVFVLDSSYSIWPPDFYREVQFMQKVIETFDIGEGNDKTRVAALTYGHKVWPKFYLNTYKEKAQMLRATETIVYGEGKTTNTGDALSFARDVMLTERAGARANVTKIVIVVTDGYSQKTWFTQEMAKVLKDDGVFLFAVSVGMRLDHMELAGIASDPDAKYFFNIDKYSEMSYIKQTIENKICENRAAQDSWNITDTDNFAEFKAGTTEEIILDCDGKAADIYFAIDASYSINQDNFGKQMEFIHGVVDILDVAPNRTRVGLITFSDDVTFVVKPEQKLSKEEFMMYSNTAKYSGGGTDTANALRALREEGFFGPSTSQRDGVAKIVIILTDGLSVSPESTVMEANNLRKAGVEIFSVGIGEGIDKKELIDIASQPSDKFMLHVEDFGALMNIRLKLAARSCTVKPSDGLSFAADQAVCHPMTKTDLLFVFDALEIGSWRSQAVSQFIEQSLTSFNLATDRLRVGREIENCPRGNIPLGGALHAADFGAVQFSSFTELIQRVSRVRFSEENGGRANSTRMLVLFVDSEQRMNYETVEAAKKLKASVDYFYLVSIGKGMYNKHFEDMADKGRTLKLNSYDQLPANTGDLMTSICDYFFMSF from the exons ATGGAATATAAAGCCatggaaataatatttattact ATTGCAGCAGTAGTGACGTTGGCTGCCACCCAAGGTTCGAGAAATGATG AGTGTCAAATCGAGCCGGCGGATGTTGTGTTTGTGCTGGACTCGTCCTACAGTATCTGGCCTCCAGATTTCTACAGAGAGGTCCAATTCATGCAGAAAGTAATCGAAACGTTTGACATTGGGGAGGGGAACGATAAAACTCGAGTGGCGGCCCTGACATATGGGCACAAAGTGTGGCCCAAGTTTTACTTAAATACTTACAAAG AAAAAGCTCAGATGTTGCGGGCAACAGAGACTATCGTCTATGGTGAGGGTAAAACCACGAACACAGGTGATGCACTCTCGTTTGCGCGGGATGTCATGCTGACTGAAAGAGCAGGTGCAAGGGCAAACGTGACAAAGATTGTGATAGTAGTGACAGACGGGTACTCCCAGAAAACATG GTTCACACAAGAGATGGCCAAGGTGCTGAAAGACGATGGCGTGTTTCTGTTTGCAGTCAGTGTCGGCATGCGTCTGGATCACATGGAACTCGCAGGCATTGCCAGCGACCCAGATGCGAAGTACTTCTTCAACATCGACAAGTACAGTGAAATGTCGTACATCAAACAAACCATCGAGAACAAAATTTGTGAAAACA GGGCTGCACAAGACTCCTGGAATATCACCGACACCGACAACTTTGCGGAGTTCAAAGCAGGCACCACTGAAGAAATCATACTTG ATTGTGATGGCAAAGCAGCAGACATATATTTTGCAATAGACGCTTCATACAGTATAAACCAAGACAACTTTGGAAAGCAGATGGAATTCATTCATGGAGTGGTCGACATTCTTGATGTTGCACCAAACAGAACGCGTGTTGGTTTAATTACCTTCAGCGACGATGTCACGTTCGTCGTCAAACCTGAACAAAAGTTGTCAAAAGAAGAGTTCATGATGTATTCGAACACTGCAAAATACAGCGGTGGAGGAACTGATACGGCAAATGCTTTGAGAGCGTTACGCGAGGAAGGGTTTTTCGGACCATCAACTTCCCAAAGAGATGGAGTGGCCAAAATCGTAATTATATTGACTGATGGTTTGTCAGTCTCCCCGGAATCTACAGTGATGGAAGCAAACAACCTGAGGAAG GCTGGAGTGGAGATATTTTCCGTCGGGATCGGAGAAGGGATCGACAAGAAAGAGCTCATAGACATCGCAAGTCAGCCATCAGATAAGTTCATGCTTCACGTCGAGGACTTTGGAGCTCTCATGAACATTCGACTGAAGCTGGCTGCCAGGTCTTGCACAGTGAAACCTTCAGATGGCTTGTCATTTGCAGCCGATCAGGCGG TTTGCCACCCCATGACCAAGACAGATCTTCTCTTCGTGTTTGACGCACTCGAGATTGGCAGCTGGCGTTCCCAGGCGGTCTCCCAGTTCATTGAACAGAGCTTAACCTCTTTCAACTTGGCCACTGACCGCCTTCGTGTAGGCCGCGAGATAGAAAACTGTCCCCGTGGAAACATTCCTCTAGGAGGAGCTCTACATGCCGCGGATTTTGGGGCAGTTCAGTTTTCGTCTTTCACTGAACTGATTCAGAGGGTGTCACGCGTAAGATTCTCAGAGGAAAATGGCGGACGTGCAAATTCCACTCGAATGCTGGTGTTGTTTGTGGATTCAGAACAGAGGATGAATTATGAAACCGTTGAAGCGGCGAAGAAACTGAAAGCGTCTGTGGATTACTTTTACCTCGTGTCTATAGGGAAGGGAATGTACAATAAACATTTCGAGGACATGGCCGACAAAGGCAGGACATTGAAACTGAACAGCTATGATCAACTTCCTGCAAATACTGGGGACCTCATGACGTCAATCTGCGACTACTTTTTCATGTCTTTCTAG
- the LOC127854708 gene encoding uncharacterized protein LOC127854708: MSTPLAWFTYNEWRMDAYQIRSCATLPLAQFQDNARNTEADFYCEECSRFYCSKCVEHHNYLYKKHALLDKKNISQWPETDESGQEICQEHKKEKLTGFCEDHSQLICHACHVHNHQKCSKVVLIADKIKDLHQKGGFKQLTATIDTQHQQLIRKKDDLEENMKSIEKSYNNILEEINSLRKAINDSLDQLEKNTKKKLDALLATMRTSIQTDIENCMECINNITCLKEGWLRSEEKSQALSLFKYSKCLDQSFKVDAVLQEMTIKIEKTLTFNPDTTIQQTQPTLTGLGKILSTVRQSQLAENKTQNTVTTPNKPKASSQSDPGNQTEDLTKSGQVSDPISSSLQQTILGYQPGAAIKSDKIIKVKSSKKYSVNFKGDKGKCVINDICETASGELLIADFYNEKVKLLDQTYKVVAHYKLDYGPWSLCSIDTNLVAVSMNNREVIFIRVTNDGDRIYVTNEDSYQLVTLSRDGKLISTLTDAALNHEIQLPSLNVTDSGQVFVCGDWFPTIIQVDRDGSQILDEVITKDDGVTDPTAVYYSKKKSSIIVGMYWNNDIMVFEAQWQLKKDNVRS, translated from the exons ATGTCAACTCCACTGGCTTGGTTTACGTACAATGAATGGAGGATGGACGCCTACCAAATTAGGTCATGTGCCACCTTGCCACTGGCCCAGTTTCAG GATAATGCCAGAAACACTGAGGCTGATTTTTACTGCGAGGAATGTTCTAGATTTTATTGTAGCAAATGTGTGGAGCATCATAACTATCTTTACAAGAAGCATGCACTTTTGGACAAGAAAAACATCAGCCAGTGGCCTGAGACTGATGAGTCTGGACAAGAGATATGTCAGGAGCACAAGAAGGAAAAACTGACAGGATTCTGtgaggaccacagtcagctgatATGTCATGCCTGCCATGTCCACAATCATCA gAAATGCAGTAAAGTGGTACTAATAGCTGACAAAATAAAAGACCTCCATCAAAAAGGAGGCTTCAAGCAGTTGACAGCAACTATTGATACACAACACCAGCAGTTGATACGCAAGAAAGATGACTTAGAGGAAAATATGAAGTCTATTGAGAAATCGTACAATAACATTCTGGAAGAAATCAATTCGTTACGAAAGGCAATTAATGATTCATTGGATCAACTGGAGAAGAATACCAAGAAGAAGTTGGACGCATTACTGGCCACCATGAGGACATCAATTCAAACTGACATAGAGAACTGCATGGAGTGCATCAACAATATAACATGCTTAAAAGAAGGTTGGCTAAGAAGCGAAGAAAAAAGTCAAGCATTGAGTTTATTCAAGTATTCAAAATGTCTTGACCAATCCTTTAAGGTAGACGCGGTTTTACAAGAAATGACAATAAAGATTGAGAAGACACTGACTTTTAATCCTGATACAACTATCCAACAAACCCAGCCCACTCTCACTGGGCTGGGAAAAATACTGAGCACAGTGAGACAATCACAACTGgctgaaaacaaaacacagaacACAGTTACCACACCGAATAAACCTAAAGCatccagccagtctgacccaggAAACCAAACAGAAGATCTGACTAAATCAGGCCAGGTGTCTGATCCAATATCAAGTTCATTACAACAGACGATCCTGGGATATCAACCAGGTGCAGCTATCAAGTCTGATAAAATCATAAAAGTAAAGAGTAGTAAGAAATATAGTGTGAATTTTAAAGGTGATAAAGGCAAATGCGTTATAAATGATATCTGTGAAACAGCTTCTGGAGAACTCCTCATCGCAGATTTTTACAATGAAAAAGTGAAGCTCCTTGATCAGACTTACAAAGTAGTGGCCCATTATAAGTTGGATTATGGACCATGGTCCTTGTGCAGCATTGACACCAATCTGGTAGCTGTTAGTATGAATAACCGTGAGGTCATCTTCATCAGAGTGACCAATG ATGGAGACAGGATATATGTGACCAACGAGGACAGTTACCAGCTGGTCACCCTGTCCAGGGATGGTAAATTGATCTCCACCCTTACTGACGCTGCCCTGAACCACGAGATACAACTACCTAGCCTTAATGTGACAGATTCAGGACAAGTTTTTGTGTGTGGAGACTGGTTCCCTACAATCATCCAGGTGGACAGAGATGGGAGTCAGATACTGGATGAGGTGATCACAAAAGATGATGGTGTAACTGACCCGACCGCTGTCTACTACAGTAAGAAAAAAAGCTCAATCATTGTAGGAATGTATTGGAATAACGACATTATGGTGTTCGAGGCACAGTGGCAGTTGAAAAAGGATAATGTTCGTTCATAA